The DNA segment CCCGCATGATGGACTCGTCCCCCATGTGGGCGAAGAGGACATTACAGAAATAATGGCGCCCCTTCAGAAGGGGAATCCCTTCAAAGAGCCTTCCATGGAGGGCCCAGGGCATGCTGCCTTCCATGACGCAGAGGGACATGACCCGTTCGGCGGGAGCGATGGCCTTGGGCGTTCCCTCCGCCTTGAAGCGGTCGGCCATCTGGGCCTTCAGGGCGGGATCGGTGAAGTTCCCCGCCTCCTCCATCTTCCGGAGGATCAGGTCGAAAGGCCTCGCATCCCGGGGGCAGTATTCGTTGCAGGCGATGCAGGTGACGCAGTCGTAAAGCCAATCGGCCTTTCCCTCTTCCACAAGTTTCCGGAACGCCGCCGATCCGCTTTCCTGGTCGAAGGGCAGGTAATGGCACCGCGCCAGGCAGTCTCCGCAGAAATCGCACCGATCTTCATGAAACATGGTTGCCTTCCTCCTTTTCTATTCCATGGCGTTTCAGCTTTTCGCTGTCACTATGACTCTCCGTTTGCCGCTGGCACGAAACGCCGGTCCGACCGGAGGGTGGCGGCGTTTTCGGCCCTGTTCTCCAGCCAGCCCGTCTTCTCCGGGGACCTGACGTCGAAGGCCGGCACGTAGGGCTTGATGTCCAGGAGCGGTGTCCCGTCGACCATGTCGACATCCTCGATATGGAGGATGTTTTCCTCGACCCGGACCAGCCGGACGACCGACAGGCCGATGGCGTTGGGGCGCCGGGGTGCCCGCGTCGAGAAGACGCCCCGGATCCGGTTGTCCAGAAAGGGCTTCACATGGAGATTGTATCCTTCGGAGAGGTGGAATGCGTAAACCAGGTGGATGTATGAAAAGCCTTCGAGGTCTTTCAGGCCCTCCCGATAGGCCGGATCGATCACGGCCCGCCCGGGGATCCCTTTTGCGCCAGTCGGCTGGATGGGCATGTCGGCGAGGTCGGAAAACGGTGAATGGATAATTCCAATAGGTCTGTATGCCAGAAGGTCCGCCATGGATCATGAATCCTTCATCGTTATCATGGGAGTACCCGCTTCACGTCGTTCTTCCTCGCTTCTGCGAGGCTCCGGAGGGCCCTGCGAAGGGTTCTCACGGCCAGGAGTGCGCAGTGGCGGGAGTCTTCCGGCAGTCCGCCCAGGTGTTCCAGGACGGCCTCCGGGTCGATCCGTACGCACTCCCAGAGCGTTTTCCCCGTCACCATCAGGGTTACGGCGGAGGCAGAGGCGATGGCCGGCGTGCAGCCGTCCGTCCGGAAGGACGCGCCGGTGACCCGCCCGTCGGTTACAAGCAGGAATATCTCCACGGTGTCTCCGCAGGGGCCTGTATATCTGGCATACCCGTCGGGATCCGCCAGGGATCCATAGTTTCGGGGACTCGTCCCGTAGTCGAGGACCCGGTCGGAAAAATCCGTTTCGTGCCCCTCATGCCCGGCGATCGGGAAGAGGGGACCTTTTCCCGGCATGGCTGAAGTCATCGTCTAGAAGCCGCGGCCCTCCTTCAGTGATCACACAGGTTGATTCCCGTTGCCAGGCTTCCCGCCAGCCAGGCCTCGGCGAGCCGCTCCGGCTCCTCCGACGGGGCGCCGACGACGACCTGGATTCCCTTGGACGCGAACAGGTTCTGTGCCCGCGCTCCCATCCCGCCCGCGATGATCACGTTTGCCCCCTGCTCCTGCAGCCATGCAGGCAGAACGCCCGGTTCGTGGGGAGGCGGTTCGAGGTCCGTGCGGCGGACAACGATTCTCTGGTCCCGGTCGGCCTCCAGAAGGGCGAAGGTGTCGCAGTGGCCGAAGTGGGCGCAGAGCCGGCCTCCGCTTATGGGAATGGCGATGGTGATGTTTGCGCTCATGAAAACTCCTTTCCTTGCCGCTCCATCAATGGAGCCGGGTTTTTTCCTTCAGGTCGAGAAGCAGCCCGATGATCGGCTGGAAGGCCACGGCCGCTTCGGTTCCGCTGTAATGGTAGACGAAAGGCGTGCCGCTGTCGGAGGCCTCGACGATCCTCGGATCGATGGGAATGCGGCCGAGGAAGGGGACACCCATGGATCTGGCCATGTTCTCCCCGCCTCCCCGTTTGAAGATGTCGATGACGGTCTTGCAGTTGGGACAGACAAACCCGCTCATGTTTTCGATCACCCCCAGGACGGGCACCTTCACTTTCCGGCAGAAGTCGATGGATTTGCGGACGTCCGACAGGGAGAGATCCTGGGGAGTCGTGACGATGAGGGCCCCGCTGCTGTCCGGGATGAGCTGGGCCA comes from the Syntrophales bacterium genome and includes:
- the tsaA gene encoding tRNA (N6-threonylcarbamoyladenosine(37)-N6)-methyltransferase TrmO; protein product: MADLLAYRPIGIIHSPFSDLADMPIQPTGAKGIPGRAVIDPAYREGLKDLEGFSYIHLVYAFHLSEGYNLHVKPFLDNRIRGVFSTRAPRRPNAIGLSVVRLVRVEENILHIEDVDMVDGTPLLDIKPYVPAFDVRSPEKTGWLENRAENAATLRSDRRFVPAANGES
- a CDS encoding iron-sulfur cluster assembly scaffold protein produces the protein MPGKGPLFPIAGHEGHETDFSDRVLDYGTSPRNYGSLADPDGYARYTGPCGDTVEIFLLVTDGRVTGASFRTDGCTPAIASASAVTLMVTGKTLWECVRIDPEAVLEHLGGLPEDSRHCALLAVRTLRRALRSLAEARKNDVKRVLP
- a CDS encoding NifB/NifX family molybdenum-iron cluster-binding protein, encoding MSANITIAIPISGGRLCAHFGHCDTFALLEADRDQRIVVRRTDLEPPPHEPGVLPAWLQEQGANVIIAGGMGARAQNLFASKGIQVVVGAPSEEPERLAEAWLAGSLATGINLCDH